TAGAGAGCAGAACTCTTAAAGGGCTGGACAGCCTACTTTCAATTGCTCAGATGCCGGCCGGAATACCTGTGGGCACATTAGCAATCGGCACAGCGGGCGCAAAAAACGCGGCATTACTTGCAGCGGCAATCATTTCCACATCGGATGAGAAAACAGCGGCTAGACTGGACCAATTTAGATCAAAGCAGACAAAGAGCATTGCGACAAAACCTAAAAAAGATCCAAGCTCTGAAATACTAAAGAAAGTCACAAAGAAATAGCGGTTAGATTG
The DNA window shown above is from Thermodesulfobacteriota bacterium and carries:
- the purE gene encoding 5-(carboxyamino)imidazole ribonucleotide mutase, whose translation is MGSQSDWKTMENTAQILDELKIKYESRIVSAHRTPDRLYEYAKSARERGLKVIIAGAGGAAHLPGMTASMTSLPVLGVPVESRTLKGLDSLLSIAQMPAGIPVGTLAIGTAGAKNAALLAAAIISTSDEKTAARLDQFRSKQTKSIATKPKKDPSSEILKKVTKK